The DNA sequence ACCACATTGAAACGCAAGGTCCGTAACACTTGCTGAAGGATCTTCCGACAAAATCTGTTTAAAATGTTGTATACGGCTTCTATTGGTATATTCGTGGAAATTGGAATTAAGATGTTTATTAAAAGTGATGCTTAAATCCGCCTTGCTTATTTTCAGATGATGCGAGAGCTGGTCTAAGGTAAATTCTTCATCCAGATATACATGACTCTCCTGATAGAAGGAAATAATGGCACTTTGTACAGAATCGAAATCTATTTTTGAAAGATCTTTATACTGATAGGTTTCTTTGGGTGCGGAAGAATGTGATATATTTTGCTGTTCCTGCAGTTTGTGCTGGTACGTTAAAATATAAACGTATAAAATCCACCCGAACTGAAAGAGAAACAGTAGGCTGTAGATCTTTTGATAGATCAGAGTATCCCAACCCAGCTGGTAGACCATCCAGAAAATTAATACTCCGAATAATACATAACCAACCAGATAGCGAAAATTACCGGCTACAGGGTGGGTGATGTTTTTGCGGTATCTTGTCAGTAAATAAATACACAAAACAAGACACACGATCCAGTAATAACTGTAATAAACGAAATAGGATTTGTAAGATGCAATCGCCAGATCCGCCCATGAAAGATCAAGCATTTTGGCAGAAGTTGCAATTGCATGGTGAATAACCACCAAAGTCAGCGGAATAACGAGATATTTAAGCTTATCTCTCCATTTTGCATGAATTAAATATGTAGTGATATAAAGAAAAATAAGCCCTTTAAAAACCCGAAGGCTTCCCGGAATTTCATACAAAACAGATTCATAGCCAAATCTTTGGATGATGAAATATTCATACCCCATATCCAGTGCGACCACTCCAATGTACAGGAGCAGCATATTCAGTACAGATTCCCTGTTTTTGATGAGGGACATCAGCAGCGTAAGGGTGATAAGTGCCTGTAGTACAACTACCATAATGATATATAACATGATAACTGATATTTTGCCAAAATTATAGATAATATGGGCATGGCATCTTTAACAAATTATTAAATATGAATTTAGTAATGTAATTAAGAGACAAATTCTGATCAGTTTTTCAGGGATTCCCACTTTTCTATATTGAGTGGTTATTCCTATTTTAGCTGATAAGAATCTGCCTTGGCTGGCTTTTTGGATGTTTTATTATTCC is a window from the Chryseobacterium indologenes genome containing:
- a CDS encoding AraC family transcriptional regulator, translated to MLYIIMVVVLQALITLTLLMSLIKNRESVLNMLLLYIGVVALDMGYEYFIIQRFGYESVLYEIPGSLRVFKGLIFLYITTYLIHAKWRDKLKYLVIPLTLVVIHHAIATSAKMLDLSWADLAIASYKSYFVYYSYYWIVCLVLCIYLLTRYRKNITHPVAGNFRYLVGYVLFGVLIFWMVYQLGWDTLIYQKIYSLLFLFQFGWILYVYILTYQHKLQEQQNISHSSAPKETYQYKDLSKIDFDSVQSAIISFYQESHVYLDEEFTLDQLSHHLKISKADLSITFNKHLNSNFHEYTNRSRIQHFKQILSEDPSASVTDLAFQCGFKSKSTFYKYFKKEFDCLPSQLVH